One genomic region from Nocardia vinacea encodes:
- a CDS encoding penicillin-binding transpeptidase domain-containing protein: MRANRNFLVLFAATALALSGCSSGPDQPDTVAGQFADALSRDDTAAAAALTDDPTKASDALGKLYDGLGKDVKFEVRGVDKNSFTLAATWKFGKNEWSYTTNGSAGDSGDGWKIKWDPNAIAPGLALGPLSYATTYPKPARILESSGGELMTEQVVTLVNVAPGADTAALAAVLAPVAADITAQSLQSDLAAAQGKSITAVTLRDADIAPIQTALAAVPGVTLAPQTRLLATDKSLASPALSGLADLWQTSADAAAGWAVRAQTADGTERVAGQDPKPTADIVTTLDTDLLRYAESALTPIAQPAAIVAVQPSTGKVLAIAQNAAADAQGPIALTGLYPPGSTFKTVTVSAALQSGAVTPDTMLPCPATANIEGRRIPNDNNFDLGNVPLHTAFAQSCNTTMGQLAVNLAPNGLTDAAAQLGLGIDFVTPGLTTVTGNVPTADTPALRVESGIGQGKVTASPFGMALVAASIARGSMPLPMVVNGQPGVADHTPAPLPPATDEQLKTMMRETITGGTATALRDIPGLIGKTGTAEYIDDKHAHGWFVGIDGDLAFAVFVSDANSSGPAVEAAGRMLRARH, translated from the coding sequence GTGCGTGCCAACCGGAATTTTCTCGTTCTGTTCGCAGCCACCGCCTTGGCCCTGAGTGGTTGCAGCTCAGGGCCGGACCAGCCCGACACCGTCGCCGGGCAGTTCGCCGATGCGCTCAGCCGGGACGATACCGCCGCGGCCGCCGCACTCACCGACGATCCGACCAAGGCCTCGGATGCACTGGGCAAGCTCTACGACGGACTCGGCAAGGACGTGAAATTCGAGGTCCGCGGCGTGGATAAGAACTCCTTCACCCTCGCCGCCACCTGGAAGTTCGGCAAGAACGAGTGGAGCTACACCACCAACGGTTCCGCCGGCGATTCCGGCGACGGCTGGAAGATCAAATGGGATCCCAACGCCATCGCACCCGGTCTCGCCCTCGGCCCGCTGAGCTACGCCACCACCTATCCGAAGCCCGCGCGCATTCTGGAGTCATCGGGCGGTGAGTTGATGACCGAGCAGGTGGTCACCCTGGTGAACGTCGCTCCCGGCGCCGATACCGCCGCGCTCGCCGCGGTGCTCGCCCCCGTCGCCGCCGACATCACCGCGCAGTCGCTGCAATCGGATCTGGCTGCGGCGCAGGGCAAGTCGATCACGGCGGTCACCCTGCGCGATGCCGATATCGCCCCGATCCAAACGGCGCTGGCCGCAGTCCCCGGCGTCACCCTCGCGCCGCAGACCCGCCTGCTCGCCACCGACAAATCCCTCGCGTCACCGGCGCTGTCCGGTCTCGCCGACCTGTGGCAGACCTCCGCCGACGCTGCGGCAGGCTGGGCGGTGCGGGCGCAGACCGCCGACGGCACCGAACGCGTCGCCGGTCAGGATCCGAAACCCACCGCGGATATCGTGACCACACTCGACACCGATCTGCTGCGCTACGCGGAGAGCGCATTGACGCCGATCGCCCAGCCCGCCGCGATCGTCGCAGTGCAACCTTCCACCGGAAAGGTGCTCGCCATCGCGCAGAACGCGGCCGCCGACGCCCAGGGGCCGATCGCGCTGACCGGCCTGTATCCGCCGGGTTCGACCTTCAAGACCGTCACTGTCTCGGCCGCTCTGCAATCCGGCGCTGTGACACCCGACACCATGCTGCCGTGCCCGGCCACCGCGAATATCGAGGGCCGCCGCATCCCCAACGACAACAACTTCGACCTCGGCAATGTCCCGCTGCACACCGCGTTCGCCCAGTCCTGCAACACCACCATGGGCCAACTCGCGGTGAATCTCGCACCGAACGGCCTGACCGATGCCGCGGCACAACTCGGCCTCGGCATCGACTTCGTCACACCCGGTCTGACCACCGTCACCGGCAACGTGCCGACCGCGGACACCCCAGCACTGCGCGTGGAGTCCGGTATCGGCCAGGGCAAGGTGACGGCCTCACCGTTCGGTATGGCGCTGGTCGCTGCATCCATCGCGCGCGGATCGATGCCGCTGCCGATGGTCGTCAACGGGCAGCCCGGCGTGGCCGATCACACCCCGGCGCCGCTGCCGCCGGCCACCGACGAGCAGCTGAAAACCATGATGCGCGAGACCATTACCGGCGGCACCGCCACCGCACTGCGCGATATTCCGGGCCTGATCGGCAAGACCGGCACCGCCGAGTACATCGATGACAAGCACGCGCACGGTTGGTTCGTCGGCATCGACGGTGACCTGGCCTTTGCCGTGTTCGTCAGCGATGCGAACAGCTCTGGTCCGGCCGTGGAGGCCGCGGGTCGTATGCTGCGTGCGCGGCATTGA
- a CDS encoding serine/threonine-protein kinase, with translation MVNTRHITISRRFGVGAIDTGQLIAEHYRLVERIGSGGTGVVWRAIDERLQRSVAVKQIHIKPSLPEAERDVVRQRAIREARNAARFQHPNAIVVFDITEHNGDPCLVMEYLKSKSLAGVISGQGMLPLTQVARIGEQVASALIAAHHAGIVHRDVKPGNILLDDTGTVKITDFGISRATGDVTLTETGLICGTAAYLAPEVARGADPTPAADVFALGATLFHALEGEPPYGASANPLAVLYAAANGQVSEPRHAGPATDFLLDLLSPDPADRPTMRAAREHLSALADSGPVPAGFVPASEAFGRRGESATRALRPPANPTPEHQPTARQPRPAPPPRNSVRPASSSASHPTTAAHPRTATQPRPAPRKSGGKRKAVLVGATIGAVVAVVAILIGALNQSGTNTPSVQASPPSSSASKGTTSTAAAGSPGQTKSVGAADSRQSIDQVVDFYNNLTYLSFAAAWKQLTPAAQRVYGSQSAFQDYWTQNRVTGFNTVDAAGGGTGTNPDGSVEINVASVTYAGQNRSVTLRLINPGSGAPLIDSDTRSGDAR, from the coding sequence ATGGTCAATACGCGTCATATCACGATTTCGAGAAGGTTCGGAGTAGGCGCCATCGATACCGGTCAATTGATCGCGGAGCACTACCGCCTGGTCGAGCGGATTGGTAGCGGCGGCACAGGCGTGGTTTGGCGTGCCATCGACGAACGCCTGCAGCGCTCGGTCGCCGTGAAGCAGATCCACATCAAGCCCAGCCTGCCCGAAGCCGAGCGCGATGTGGTGCGACAGCGCGCGATCCGTGAGGCCCGCAATGCGGCGCGCTTCCAGCATCCGAATGCGATCGTGGTCTTCGATATCACCGAGCACAACGGCGACCCGTGCCTGGTGATGGAGTATCTGAAGTCGAAGAGTTTGGCGGGAGTGATCTCCGGGCAGGGGATGCTGCCGCTGACCCAGGTCGCGCGGATCGGCGAACAGGTCGCCTCGGCGCTCATCGCCGCGCATCACGCCGGAATCGTGCACCGCGATGTCAAACCGGGCAATATCCTGCTCGACGACACCGGCACGGTGAAGATCACCGACTTCGGCATCTCCCGCGCCACCGGCGACGTCACCCTCACCGAGACCGGTCTGATCTGCGGTACCGCCGCCTATCTCGCGCCGGAGGTCGCGCGCGGCGCCGACCCGACACCGGCCGCCGACGTATTCGCCTTGGGTGCAACGCTTTTCCACGCTCTCGAGGGCGAACCGCCGTACGGTGCCAGCGCCAACCCGCTCGCCGTGCTCTACGCCGCGGCGAACGGCCAGGTGAGTGAACCTCGGCACGCCGGCCCCGCAACCGACTTCCTGCTGGATCTGCTCAGCCCGGATCCCGCCGACCGGCCGACCATGCGTGCGGCCCGCGAACATCTTTCCGCGCTCGCCGATTCCGGACCGGTGCCCGCCGGATTCGTCCCGGCCAGTGAGGCTTTCGGTCGGCGCGGCGAATCCGCGACCCGTGCGCTGCGGCCACCCGCGAATCCGACGCCGGAGCACCAGCCGACCGCGCGGCAACCACGTCCGGCGCCGCCGCCGCGAAATTCCGTTCGTCCCGCCAGCTCCAGTGCATCGCATCCGACAACCGCCGCGCATCCGCGGACGGCGACACAGCCGCGTCCGGCGCCGCGCAAGTCCGGTGGCAAGCGCAAGGCCGTACTGGTCGGTGCGACTATCGGTGCGGTGGTGGCCGTCGTGGCCATCCTGATCGGTGCGCTGAATCAGTCGGGCACCAATACGCCGTCGGTGCAAGCGAGTCCGCCTTCGTCGTCCGCCTCGAAGGGCACCACTTCCACGGCTGCCGCGGGCTCGCCGGGGCAAACGAAGAGCGTCGGCGCGGCAGACTCGCGGCAATCCATCGATCAAGTGGTGGACTTCTACAACAACCTCACCTATCTGAGTTTCGCGGCTGCATGGAAACAGTTGACTCCCGCTGCCCAGCGGGTCTACGGCAGTCAGTCAGCCTTCCAGGATTACTGGACGCAGAATCGGGTCACAGGCTTCAACACTGTTGATGCGGCCGGTGGCGGTACAGGCACCAACCCAGACGGTTCGGTGGAAATCAATGTGGCCAGCGTGACCTATGCGGGCCAGAACAGGTCGGTGACGCTGCGGTTGATCAACCCTGGCAGCGGCGCCCCGCTCATTGACAGCGACACCCGCAGCGGCGACGCGCGCTAG
- a CDS encoding helix-turn-helix transcriptional regulator: MSLDRRAELGEFLRSRRARLSPEEVGLPDYGSRRRVPGLRREELAMVAGVSVDHYVRLEQGRTLHFSESVLDAVAQALRLNPVEREHLYRLARPWSGEEPPAEQEVRPGLRRLLDAAADVPAYIVGRGTNVLAWNSLAAALITDFGALPPRERNLARLVFLDEGMRELYEDWAAKAADVVAYLRLDMARNPGDAGIASLIEELSASSADFGAMWQRHELKDKTHGRYTYLHPVVGRLDLGFETLRLPDDPDQGLIMHTTEADSPSATALALLANWAQTSVRSVAR; this comes from the coding sequence GTGAGTCTGGATCGACGTGCCGAACTCGGCGAATTCCTGCGTTCCCGGCGGGCGCGGCTGAGCCCGGAGGAGGTCGGCCTGCCCGATTACGGCAGCCGCCGCCGGGTGCCCGGTCTGCGCCGCGAGGAGTTGGCCATGGTGGCCGGGGTCAGTGTCGATCACTATGTGCGTCTGGAACAGGGCCGCACCCTGCACTTTTCGGAGTCGGTGCTGGATGCCGTCGCGCAGGCGCTGCGGCTGAATCCGGTAGAACGTGAGCATCTGTATCGACTGGCGCGGCCGTGGTCCGGCGAGGAGCCCCCGGCCGAACAGGAAGTCCGTCCCGGATTGCGCAGACTGCTCGACGCGGCCGCCGACGTACCCGCCTACATCGTGGGCCGCGGCACCAATGTGCTCGCCTGGAATTCCCTTGCCGCCGCGCTCATTACCGATTTCGGCGCACTCCCGCCCCGCGAGCGCAATCTGGCCCGATTGGTCTTCCTCGACGAAGGGATGCGGGAGCTGTACGAGGATTGGGCGGCCAAGGCCGCCGATGTCGTCGCGTATCTGCGCCTGGATATGGCGCGCAATCCCGGCGATGCCGGAATCGCTTCGCTCATCGAGGAATTGAGCGCGAGCTCCGCCGACTTCGGCGCCATGTGGCAGCGTCACGAACTCAAGGACAAGACGCATGGGCGGTACACATATCTGCACCCGGTTGTCGGCCGACTAGATCTGGGCTTCGAAACCTTGCGCCTGCCCGACGATCCGGATCAGGGGTTGATCATGCACACCACCGAAGCGGATTCACCGAGCGCCACCGCCCTTGCGCTGCTGGCGAATTGGGCGCAGACCTCGGTGCGGTCCGTTGCCCGATAG
- a CDS encoding aldo/keto reductase, giving the protein MSNTRPLGDTGMDITPLGFGTWIFGGSGWQYSWGATDDAESIAAIRHAVHAGINWIDTAAAYGVGHAEDVVGRALADITEAERPYLFTKTGLIWEAGDDRSGPPRRIMRPDVVRKEIEDSLRRLRAEQIDLYLVHWPDTGALFVYGAEGEANDQATQLEEYWQVMADLKKEGKVRAIGLSNHDAAQLAVAESIAHVDAIQPPFSAINRSAAADIAWAHENGTGVIVYSPLQSGLLTGTFTEERLRNLPDEDWRGSHPDFTTGLSAKLALVEAMRPIAARHGVTVAEVALAWATAWPGITGAIVGARNATQIDGWLGARDLALSTDDLAAIETAITTTGAGTGPARA; this is encoded by the coding sequence ATGAGCAACACCCGCCCCCTCGGTGACACCGGCATGGACATCACCCCGCTCGGCTTCGGCACCTGGATCTTCGGCGGATCCGGTTGGCAGTACTCATGGGGTGCCACCGATGACGCCGAATCGATCGCCGCCATTCGACACGCAGTGCACGCCGGAATCAACTGGATCGATACCGCAGCCGCCTACGGCGTCGGCCACGCCGAAGATGTGGTCGGCCGCGCGCTCGCCGACATCACGGAAGCCGAGCGGCCCTATCTCTTCACCAAAACTGGCCTGATCTGGGAAGCAGGCGACGACCGTTCCGGCCCGCCGCGCCGGATCATGCGGCCCGATGTGGTGCGCAAGGAAATCGAGGATTCGCTGCGTCGACTGCGCGCCGAGCAGATCGACCTCTACCTGGTGCACTGGCCGGACACCGGTGCGTTGTTCGTCTACGGCGCCGAGGGTGAGGCCAATGACCAGGCGACTCAGCTCGAGGAGTACTGGCAGGTCATGGCCGATCTGAAGAAGGAAGGCAAGGTCCGTGCCATCGGCCTGTCCAACCACGACGCGGCCCAACTGGCGGTCGCCGAATCCATCGCCCATGTCGATGCGATCCAGCCGCCGTTCTCGGCGATCAACCGCTCGGCCGCGGCCGATATCGCTTGGGCACACGAGAACGGCACCGGCGTGATCGTCTACTCACCACTGCAATCGGGCCTGCTCACCGGCACATTCACCGAGGAACGCCTGCGCAATCTGCCCGACGAGGACTGGCGCGGTTCGCATCCGGACTTCACCACCGGCCTGTCCGCCAAGCTCGCCCTCGTCGAAGCCATGCGTCCGATCGCGGCTCGCCATGGCGTGACCGTTGCCGAGGTGGCCCTGGCCTGGGCGACCGCATGGCCCGGCATCACCGGCGCGATCGTCGGCGCACGTAACGCCACCCAGATCGACGGCTGGCTCGGTGCTCGTGACCTGGCGCTCAGCACCGATGATCTCGCGGCAATCGAGACCGCCATCACCACGACCGGCGCGGGCACCGGCCCCGCCCGCGCGTAA
- a CDS encoding putative quinol monooxygenase yields MTLHVVAEFRADSGREDRLRTALEAMIEPSLAEPGCLTYHPYTDPNDPSHMVLVEEWTTPEALDEHFTTPHFFHVRDVLDQILAEPMIIKRLVSA; encoded by the coding sequence ATGACACTGCACGTCGTCGCCGAATTCCGCGCTGACTCGGGCCGCGAAGACCGCCTACGCACGGCACTCGAGGCAATGATCGAACCGTCCCTCGCCGAGCCCGGCTGCCTGACCTACCACCCCTACACCGACCCCAACGACCCTTCCCACATGGTGCTCGTCGAGGAGTGGACCACTCCCGAAGCCCTCGACGAACATTTCACGACGCCACATTTCTTCCATGTGCGCGACGTACTCGACCAGATCCTCGCCGAACCGATGATCATCAAGCGCCTCGTCTCGGCCTGA
- the hisD gene encoding histidinol dehydrogenase, whose protein sequence is MTSRIELARVDLRGRTPSAAELRTALPRGGVDVDSVLHQVRPVVEAIRDRGVAAALEFSEQFDGVIPASVRVPAAELEAALEKLDPAVRNALEVAIERTRKVHADQRRTDTSTEVVPGGTVTERWVPVERVGLYVPGGNAVYPSSVVMNVVPAQAAGVDSLVVASPPQAQHGGLPHPTILAAAKLLGVEEVWAVGGAQAIALLSYGGSDTDGAQLEPVDLITGPGNIFVTAAKRLCRGVVGIDAEAGPTEIAILADATADPVHVAADLISQAEHDVLAASVLVTDSVELADAVDAALTTQMTVVKHGHRVREALSGKQSGTVLVDDIEQGLRVVNAYAAEHLEIQTADAPAVAARVRSAGAIFVGAYAPVSLGDYCAGSNHVLPTAGCARHSSGLSVQTFLRGIHVVEYTETALKDVAGHVVALANAEDLPAHGQAVQARFEALA, encoded by the coding sequence ATGACATCCCGCATCGAGCTCGCCCGCGTTGATCTGCGCGGCCGTACTCCCTCCGCTGCCGAGCTGCGCACCGCGCTGCCGCGCGGGGGAGTCGACGTGGACTCGGTGCTGCATCAGGTGCGACCGGTGGTGGAGGCGATCCGGGATCGCGGGGTCGCGGCGGCGCTGGAGTTCAGCGAGCAGTTCGACGGCGTGATTCCGGCGAGCGTGCGGGTGCCCGCAGCCGAGTTGGAAGCCGCATTGGAAAAGTTGGATCCGGCCGTGCGGAATGCACTCGAGGTCGCGATCGAACGGACCCGCAAGGTGCACGCAGATCAGCGACGCACCGATACCAGCACCGAGGTCGTGCCCGGCGGCACGGTCACCGAGCGGTGGGTTCCGGTCGAGCGGGTGGGGCTCTACGTGCCCGGCGGCAATGCCGTCTACCCGTCGAGCGTCGTGATGAATGTGGTGCCCGCGCAGGCGGCGGGTGTCGACTCGCTGGTGGTGGCCTCGCCGCCGCAGGCGCAGCACGGCGGGCTGCCGCACCCGACCATCCTGGCGGCCGCGAAGCTGCTCGGGGTCGAGGAAGTGTGGGCCGTCGGCGGTGCGCAAGCCATCGCGCTGCTGTCCTACGGTGGTAGCGATACCGATGGAGCGCAGCTCGAGCCGGTCGACCTGATCACCGGTCCCGGCAATATCTTCGTGACGGCCGCCAAGCGCCTGTGCCGCGGCGTGGTCGGCATCGATGCCGAGGCGGGCCCCACCGAGATCGCGATCCTGGCCGATGCCACCGCCGATCCGGTCCACGTTGCCGCCGATCTGATCAGCCAGGCCGAACACGATGTGCTCGCAGCCAGCGTGCTCGTCACCGACAGCGTTGAACTCGCCGATGCGGTGGACGCCGCGCTCACCACCCAGATGACGGTGGTCAAGCACGGGCACCGGGTGCGAGAGGCATTGTCCGGCAAGCAATCCGGCACCGTGCTCGTCGACGACATCGAGCAGGGTCTGCGGGTGGTGAATGCCTACGCCGCCGAACATCTGGAGATCCAGACCGCCGATGCGCCTGCCGTCGCGGCCCGAGTGCGCAGTGCCGGCGCGATCTTCGTCGGTGCGTATGCCCCGGTCAGCCTGGGCGACTACTGCGCGGGCTCCAATCACGTACTCCCGACGGCGGGTTGCGCGCGGCACTCCTCGGGCCTGAGTGTGCAGACCTTCCTGCGCGGTATCCACGTCGTCGAATACACCGAGACCGCACTGAAAGATGTCGCCGGTCACGTGGTTGCCCTGGCCAATGCCGAGGACCTGCCCGCGCACGGCCAGGCTGTACAAGCGCGATTCGAGGCACTGGCATGA
- a CDS encoding histidinol-phosphate transaminase, with amino-acid sequence MNTATVPGSGVSLDDLPLRENLRGKKPYGAPQLTVPVQLNTNENPHPPSRALVDDVAESIRAAAADLHRYPDRDAVALRTDLAEYLTRQTGTAVTTANVWAANGSNEILQQLLQAFGGPGRSALGFVPSYSMHPIISEGIDTEWVEANRNADFSLDIDYALTVVAEHRPDVIFVTSPNNPTGHSIPQADLARILATAPGIVVVDEAYGEFSAEPSAIALIDRYPTKLVVSRTMSKAFAFAGGRLGYLVAAPAVIDAMLLVRLPYHLSVVTQAAARAALRHADETLASVAELAAQRDRVAEALAAMGFEVIPSDANFLLFGRFADAPRAWQHYLDRGVLIRDVGIPGYLRATIGLAAENDEFLRVSGTLADTDLTIR; translated from the coding sequence ATGAACACAGCCACCGTGCCCGGCTCCGGCGTCAGCCTGGACGACCTGCCGCTGCGCGAGAATCTGCGCGGCAAAAAGCCTTACGGCGCACCACAATTGACGGTGCCGGTGCAGCTGAACACCAATGAGAACCCGCACCCGCCGAGTCGGGCCCTCGTCGACGACGTCGCCGAATCCATTCGCGCCGCCGCCGCCGACCTGCACCGCTACCCGGACCGCGACGCCGTCGCCCTGCGCACCGACCTGGCCGAATACCTGACCCGCCAGACCGGCACCGCGGTGACCACCGCCAATGTCTGGGCGGCCAACGGCTCCAACGAAATCCTGCAGCAACTGCTGCAGGCCTTCGGCGGCCCCGGCCGCAGCGCACTGGGTTTCGTGCCGTCGTACTCGATGCACCCGATCATCTCCGAGGGCATCGATACCGAATGGGTCGAGGCCAACCGCAATGCCGACTTTTCCCTCGATATCGATTACGCGCTCACCGTCGTCGCCGAGCATCGACCCGATGTCATCTTCGTGACCAGCCCCAATAACCCGACCGGGCACAGCATTCCGCAGGCTGACCTGGCCCGGATCCTGGCCACCGCACCGGGCATCGTGGTCGTCGACGAGGCATACGGCGAATTCTCCGCCGAGCCGAGCGCGATCGCCCTGATCGACCGGTATCCGACGAAACTCGTGGTCAGCCGGACGATGAGCAAGGCCTTCGCCTTCGCGGGCGGCCGCCTCGGCTATCTGGTCGCCGCCCCCGCGGTGATCGACGCGATGCTGCTGGTGCGACTGCCGTATCACCTGTCGGTGGTCACCCAGGCCGCCGCCCGTGCGGCTCTGCGCCATGCCGACGAAACCCTCGCCAGCGTCGCCGAACTGGCGGCACAGCGGGACCGGGTCGCGGAAGCGCTGGCCGCCATGGGTTTCGAGGTGATCCCCAGCGATGCCAACTTCCTGCTGTTCGGTCGTTTCGCCGACGCCCCCCGCGCCTGGCAGCACTACCTGGACCGCGGCGTGTTGATCCGCGACGTCGGAATTCCGGGATATCTGCGCGCGACCATCGGTCTGGCCGCCGAGAACGACGAATTCCTGCGCGTCAGCGGCACATTGGCCGATACCGACCTCACCATCCGATGA